One segment of Schistocerca cancellata isolate TAMUIC-IGC-003103 chromosome 2, iqSchCanc2.1, whole genome shotgun sequence DNA contains the following:
- the LOC126162617 gene encoding cuticle protein 21-like, whose product MACKLIVLAAVVAVARAGFLGAPAVVAPGPAIAARAYAAPVAYAAPALRAAPVAYAAPALRAAPLAVAPAVRAAPVAVAAPAAVAAEYDPNPQYSYAYSVQDALTGDSKNQQESRSGDVVQGSYSLVEPDGSIRTVDYTADPVNGFNAVVHKEAGAHPAPVVAKVAAPVAYAAPAVAKIAAPVAYAAPAIAKYAAPLVYGKAILG is encoded by the coding sequence CTGATCGTCCTCGCCGCCGTCGTGGCCGTAGCCCGTGCTGGTTTCCTGGGAGCCCCCGCCGTTGTTGCCCCCGGCCCAGCCATCGCCGCCCGCGCTTACGCCGCCCCCGTGGCGTACGCCGCCCCAGCCCTTCGTGCTGCTCCCGTGGCATACGCCGCCCCCGCACTGCGTGCCGCCCCCCTGGCCGTCGCCCCCGCCGTGAGAGCCGcccccgtcgccgtcgccgcccccgccgccgtggCCGCCGAGTACGACCCCAACCCCCAGTACAGCTACGCCTACAGCGTGCAGGACGCCCTCACCGGTGACTCCAAGAACCAGCAGGAGAGCCGCAGCGGCGACGTCGTCCAGGGCAGCTACAGCCTGGTCGAGCCCGACGGCTCCATCCGCACCGTCGACTACACCGCCGACCCCGTCAACGGCTTCAACGCCGTCGTGCACAAGGAGGCCGGCGCCCACCCCGCCCCCGTCGTCGCCAAGGTGGCCGCCCCcgtcgcctacgccgcccccgccgtcgctaAGATCGCCGCCCCTGTGGCCTACGCCGCCCCGGCCATTGCTAAGTATGCTGCCCCCCTTGTCTATGGCAAGGCCATCCTGGGCTAA